The following proteins come from a genomic window of Nicotiana tomentosiformis chromosome 12, ASM39032v3, whole genome shotgun sequence:
- the LOC138902195 gene encoding uncharacterized protein — MELLKDYDITILYHPGKVNVVAAALSRKAEIMGNLSFMSAEERPLASDIQSLANKLVRLDISEPSRVLACVVAQYSLFKQIKARQYDDPHLKVLRETVLRGGAKEVTIGADGVLLLQDFSVCSYCG, encoded by the coding sequence atggagttactaaaagattatgatattactatcctgtatcatccaggTAAAGTAAATGTGGTTGCAGcagccttgagcagaaaggcagagattATGGGTAATTTGTCTTTCAtgtcagcagaggaaaggccattagcctcagatattcagtccttggctaacaaacttgtgaggctggatatttccgagcccagccgtgttcttgcatgtgttgtggcccaatatTCACTATTtaagcagatcaaggctcgccagtatgatgacccacacctgaaggttcttcgtgaaacggtactacgaggtggtgccaaggaagtcactattggtgcagatggtgttctgctACTCCAGGATTTCTCTGTGTGTTCCTATTGTGGATGA